The genomic region GCGCCGGCGCACGCTCGTCTTCGACGGTCGATTGGACAACCGGGAGGAGCTGGCTGCCGAGCTCCGCCGGCACGGCGCCCGGCCGGGGTCGTCCGATGTCGAGTTGACGCTCGCGGCCTACGCCGCCTGGGGCGACGACTGCGCGTCGAAGTTGATCGGAGACTTCGCGTTCGCCCTCTGGGACGCCGCCCGGCGCCGCCTGCTGTGCGTCCGGGATCCGCTCGGGGTACGACCGCTGTACATGAGGCTGCGGGACGACGTGGTGTGTTTCGCCACGCAGATCAGGCAGATTCTGGCCGCACGCCCGCACACGCCGGCGTTCGATCTGGAGTTCGTCGCGGACCGGCTCGCGCACGGCGTCGATCGGGCCGACGCCGCCTGCACGCCGTATCGGGGCGTGTCGCGGCTCAAGCCCGGCCACCGCCTGATCGCGGAGGAGGGGCGCGTTCGGATCGAACGGTACTGGGAGTGGAGCACCGGGGAAGCCGCGGCCGATCGAGACCTCCGCGAGTATGTCGACCGGTTCCGGGAGACGTTCTCCAGCGCGGTTGCGAGTCGGATGCGCGGCGTGGGCAGGGTCTGGTCGGACCTCTCGGGCGGCCTCGATTCGTCGTCGATCGTGAGCGTCGCAGCCCGCCGGCGAGGCGGTCCCCGGTTGTCGGCCATCAGCGTCGTGTTCGACCGGTCGACGTTGAGCGACGAACGGCAGTGGGCCGCCGCCGTGGCGCGCACCCTGGGTGTCGACCGGCATTGCATCGACGGCGACGCGCAGCCGCCGTTCACGCGGCTCACCGAGGCCGTCCGGTACTGGGAGGAGCCCCATGCCGCCGCGGCGTTCTTTGGCGTGCACCGGCAGTACCAGCGGCTGATGGGCGGCGCCGGCGTACCGATCCTGCTCACCGGCATCGGCGCCGAAGCCGTCGTCATGAGCAAGCAGCAGTCGCCGGTGCATCTCGCGGACCTGGCGCGCCGCGGGCGACTGGCGGCGCTCTGGCGCGAGCTCGACCGCTGGCAGCGGGCGCTCGGGATCCCCCTGGGCAACGTCGCGTCGCGGTACTGCCTGCGACCGCTGGGGAGCCGTCCCCTGGTCAGCCACGGCCGGTTGCCGGAGATACCCGACTGGATCGCGGGCCCCTTCGCGCGCCGGTGGAACCTGCAGGGGCGCGCCCGGAACGGGAGCATGCCGCCGGCGCGGCGGGGTGTGGCCGATCAGTGGCACGTCGAAAGGGTCGGCCGCATCAGCGGTTTCCTGTTGCGGGGCTGCCTGGAGAAGGCGTGCGACATACGGTACCCGTTCCTGCACCGGCCGCTCGTCGAGCTGGCGCTCGCGACGCCGTGGAGCCTGAAGGCCGTTCCGGGAGAAACGAAGGCGCTCCTGCGCCGCGCAATGGAGGGCGTGCTGCCGGAGGAGGTCAGACGGCGCACGCAGAACGCCTCGACCGGCCACGCGGCCTACACCGGCCTGCGCCGGGAGTGGCCGGTTCTCGAGCGCATCGTCGCGTCGTCGATGCTGGCCGAACTGGGCGCGGTCGATCGTGAACGGCTGCGCAACGCCCTGCACCTCGCCCGCCAGGGACACGCGTTCGATCTCGGCGGGCTGCTCTCGACGTTGACGCTGGATGCGTGGCTGCAGCACGCCGCCCGCAAGGGAGATTCCGCATGGCTGAGCTGAGGATTGCCGACCATGCGCATTCCGTTCGCATGGACGATCAGGTCATCGTGGCCGACATGCGGTCGGGGCGCTACCTGGGACTCGACGACGTCGGCGCCAGGGTATGGGACCTGATCGGGGAGGGCGCTACGCGTGCGTGCATCGTGGAGCGGCTGTCCGCAGAGTACGACGTGGCCGCCGGGGTCCTCGAACGCGACGTG from Acidobacteriota bacterium harbors:
- a CDS encoding PqqD family protein, which gives rise to MAELRIADHAHSVRMDDQVIVADMRSGRYLGLDDVGARVWDLIGEGATRACIVERLSAEYDVAAGVLERDVQRLLQDLLRRRLVECAS